In the Pan paniscus chromosome 19, NHGRI_mPanPan1-v2.0_pri, whole genome shotgun sequence genome, atgagttcatgtcctttgtaggacatggatggagctggaaaccatcattctcagcaaactatcgcaaggacaaaaaaccaaacaccgcatgttctcactcataggtgggaattgaacaatgagaacacatggacacaggaaggggaacatcacacaccggggcctgttgtggggtggggggagggggaagggatagcattaggaaatatacctaatgttaaatgatgagttaatgggtgcagcacaccaacatcgcacatgtatacatacgtatcaaacctgcacgttgtgcacatgtgccctaaaacttaaagtataataaaaaaataaataaataaacaataacagCTTTGCCCTCAGGAGACTTCAGTCTGATGAGGAGACTCCCAGACTGACAGGGGAGTCCAACCTGGCTTTCAGTGATCCCTAGTCTGATAGGGGAGCTGCAGCTATATCCTCAGAAACCCCAGCATGCTGGGAAAACTCAAGTCTTGCTCTTGGGAGGGTCTTCTGGGAAAGCCACAGCCCTGCCCTCAGGAGCCCTCCGTCTAATGGGAGGCAAGACCTACTCTCAGAAATCCATAGTCTGAGGGACACCCATAGCCCTCCCCTGGGGTAATCTGATAAGGGAGAGACATGACTCAGCTAGAGGAGAAACCTGAGGTGGCTTGAGCCAAGGGCTGCTGGGCGAGGCAGTAGATTTCTCAGTTGTCCCCTGGAGGGTGCATacactcaccgcagcctcgaaaGCCCTCTTGAGGCTGGCCAGCTCGTAGAGGACACAGCCCAGGGCCCAGATGTCACTCTTCTGGTTGTAGGGCTTGCCCTCACACAGCTCAGGGGAGATATAGCATGGGGTACCCACCACCTGCAGGATAGAAGCTGGGATCACAGCCCTGCAGGGAGGGAAGACCAGGGGCTCTATGCATAAGCCCATTTGGGGACAGCTTCTTCTCAAAGCAAGCCAAGGGGCTTCCTCCTGCAGAACCACCCAAACAGGGGCCAAAGGGCCAAGGGTTTtttagggggaggggaggaggcagggtTAGGTCCTGGCCCTCAAGACTTCTAGCACCCTGGAGGTCCCTTCCATGCCCAGGCACCGTGTAGGCCTTGCTCTTGCTGCTAAGGATCTTGGAGATGCCGAAATCACCGATCTTGACGACCATGCGGTGTTTGTCAAGCAGGATGTTCTGGGTCTTGAGGTCTCGGTGCAGGATGAGGTGGGTGTGCACATGATGCAGTGCAAGCAGGATCTGCACGAAGAAGTGCAGGATGGTCTCCTCCTCCAGCAGGGAATTACAGCGCTTTTGGATGAACTCAGCCAGAGTGCCGCCTGTGGCCCAAGGGACTAATCAAGATCCAGGCTTTCTCACACCTACGACAACCCCTCtccgttgttgttgttttttttttttgagatggagtctcgctctgttgcccaggctggagtgcagtggcacgatctcagctcactgctgcaagcgccccctcccgggttcaagccattctcctgcctcagcctccttagtagctgggactacaggtgcctgccaccacacccggctaatttttttttttttgtatttttagtagagacggggtttccccgtgttaaacaggatggtctcgatctcctgacctcatgatccgcccgcctcggcgttggcctcccaaagtgctgagattacaggcatgagcaccgtgcccagccaacaaccCCTCTCCTTTTATGTATGGAACAGGGCACTGGGACCAGAGAGGACAAGGGGCTAGCCGGGGTCAGATAATTGGGACCAGAACTCTAACCCTTGGCCATGCCCATTCCAAGGAGGGAAGCCAGGAGATCTGTGTCTGCCTGTCCCAGAGGTAAGAGGCCCTCCAGCCAGGCCACTGTAAGGAGGCTGGCCCACCTGGTGCATATTCCATGGCGATCATAAGGGCTTTGTCTTCCAGGAAGTTCTCGTAGTACTCAATGACATTGGGGTGGTTGAGCAGCTTGAGGACCTGGCACTCATTCTGGGCTGCCTGCCGCTCTTCCTTGGTCATCTGTTCCACTGGAATCTGCTTGATGATCACCAGCTTCTGGTCAGCCTTTCGCAGGCACAGGTGCACAATCCTAGGGATACGGAGGACAGGGACAGGTTACCAGCTAAGCCTCCAGCCACATATCAGGCAGGGCGGTGCAGCCTAGTGACTGATGTCTCTTGGAAGAGGGTTCTAGACTAAGAGGTCATCTAACCAAGCGCACAGAACACTGAGCTTGGGAACAGGGAGAACTGATTACAAGCTGTGTGGGACTTCAGTTTCACCACAGGCACTGTGAGGTAAAGTTAGTCTTGATCTCTAAGTTCCcacagactgcctgggttcaaatctgggTGCCTCCTCTTACTAGTTATCTGGTTTGATACATTATGTGACATCATTGTCTGGAAAATGAAATGGGCCTCCCAGGGTTGTTGAGAGGATGgaatgagaaaatgcatgtaaGACACTGAGTGCAGTGACCAGCACAAAGAAAACGCTCAATGAATAGAAGccattcatattattttattttaattctgtggTCAGTCTCCATAAAAGCAGGGACTACAACATTCTTGTTCACCACAATAACCCCAGTGCATAGCCCAATATTTAGCACACAATAGGcagtcaataagtatttgttgaatgagtggacTATAAGCTGATCTAAGTCTCAAATTTTTACCTCCAGATCAGACTTCTCTTCTGAACCCTAGACTCAGATATCCACTTGAATGGCTCACAGTCATCCtaaattttaacaaattcaaaataaaactctTGATTCCTGCCTCCAAACCTTTCCTTGCTCAGTCTCTTCCATCTCAGTAAATGCTACCATCATCCTCCAGTTATTAAAATCAGAAACTGCTAAAATCAGAAACCTGAGGCAGGGCCAAGTGGCtaaggcctgtaatctcagcactttgggaggccaaggcaggtagatcacttgagtccaggcgttcaagaccagcctgagcaacatggtgaaacccactctcgcaaaaaaaaaaaaaaaaaaaaaattagctgagcatggtggcaagcctctgtggtcccagctgctctggaggatgaggtgggaggatcacctgagcctaggacaTTGAAGATACAGttagccatgattgcgccactgcactccagcctgggtgaccaagtgagatggtctcaaaacaaaacaacaaaaaaacagacactTGAAAATCACCCTAGGCCGGGCgtaatggctcacacttgtaatactaacactttgggaggccgaggcgggtggatcatttgaggtcaggagtttgagaacaacctggccaaaatggtgaaaccccatctccacccaaaatacaaaaattagctgggcgtgatggtaggcgcctgtaatcccagctactcgggaggctgaggcagcagaatggcctgaacctgggaggtggagcttgctgtgagccgagatggcgccactgcactccagcctgggcgacagagtgagactccacctcaaaaaaaaaaaaaaaaaaaagaaagaaagaaagaaaagaaaaaagaaaatcgcCCTAATCGCCCTAGAATCTTTCCTCCATTTCACACAAGCAAATCCCATTTCTACCTCTGCAATACTGTAAATCCATCCAATTCTCTGTGCCCTCTCTACAGCCCTTGCCCTATAGTCATCATAATTTCTCGCCTAAAATACTGTATAACTCTCCAAAATGGTCCCTTTCACTCCTGTCACCCTCAAATCTAAATTCTACATGAACCAGAATGacgtttattttctatttgtttttcttttttttatagatatgggtctcactatgttggccaggttggtcttgaactcgtggcctcaagatatgctcccatctcggcctcccaaagtgctgggattatgggcatgagccaccatgcccagccccagaatgcaatttaaaaatcttactatcctggctaacacgatgaaaccccatctctactaaaaatacaaaaaattagccgggtgtgatggcaggtgcctgtagtcccagctactcgggaggctgaggcagtagaatggcgtgaacccgtgaggcagagcttgcagtgagcctagattgcgccactgcagtccagcctagaagatagagcaagactccgtctcaaaaaaaaaaaaaaaaaaaaaaaaacttgggccaggcgcggtggctcacgcctgtaatcccaggcctttgggagactgaggcaggcggatcacgaggtcagcagatcgagaccatactggctaacatggtgaaaccccgtctctactaaaaaatacgaaaaaattagccgggagtggtggcgggcgcctgtagttccagctgctagggaggctgaggcagaagaatggcgtgaacctgggaggcggagcttgcaatgagccgagatcgtgccactgcactctagcctgggtgacagagcgagactctgtctcagaaaaaaaaaaaaagaaagaaagaaagaaagaaagacaaaatatagAGGAATGGTCtgataagattttttatttttctattttttttatttttgagaaggagtctcactctgttgccaggcgggagtggagtggcgtgatctcggctcactacatcctccgcctcccaggttcaagcaattctcctccctcagcctcccgagtagctgggactacaggcgcgtgccaccacgcccagctaatttttgtatttttagtagagacggggttttaccatgttggccgggatggtctcgatctcttgacctcgtgacctgcccgcctcggcctcccaaagtgctgggattacaggcatgacccccacgcccggcctttttgtttttatttttttttgagacagagtttcactcttgttgcctaggctgtagtgcaatggcacagtctcagctcactgcaacctctgccttccaggttcaagcgattctcctgactcagcctcccaagtagccgtcacaacacccagctaaattttgtatttttagtagagatggggtttcactgtgttggccaggctggtctcgaactcttgacctcaggtgatccaaccacctcagcctcccaaagtgctgggattacaggcctgagccaccgcgcccggccccttctttctttcctttctctttctttttttcttgtattattactttttttagataggttctcactctgtcaaccaagTTGAAGTGCAGGGGTCTCatctcagcttactacagcctccacctcccatgctcaagtgatcctcccacctcagcctcctgagtagttgggactacaggcacatgccaatgccaccatatctggctaatttttttatttttttgtagacagggggactcattgtgttgcccaggctggtctctaactcctaagctcaagcaattgcccatctcggcctcccaaagtgctaggattataggtgtgagccactgcaccctgccccttTTCAAAAAACTCTGCCAAGTCTCAGGATCACTCTTCCTCTTTAAAACCCTTCCTggtggccgggagtggtggctcacgcctgtaatcccaacactttgggaggcagaagcaggtggatcgcctgaggtcaggagttcgagaccaggctggccaacatggtgaaaccctgtctctactaaaaatacaaaaaattagccaggcatggtggcacacgcctgtaaggctgaggcaggagaattgcttgaacccgggaggcggggcttgcagtaagccaagatggtgccattgcactccagcctgggcaacagaggagactctgtctcaaaaaaaaaaaaaaaaaaaaaaaaaaaattagccggttgttgtggcgtgtgcctgtagtcccagctactcaggatgctgaggcaggagaattgcgtgaacccgggaggcggagattgcagtgaactgagattgccactacactccagcctgagcgacagtgcaagactccgtctcaaaaacaaaaacaaaaacaaaacaaaaccgttTGTGGCAAATGAACCTTTTATCTCAGGTTATCAGGCCATAATCTAGTCCCCGCCCTCGACAATTACATTTTATACCATTCTCTACCTTGCCCACTACATTCCAACTATTACTAGTCTTTCTCGGTTTCTTGAATGCTCTGTTTTCCCATGTGAGACATTTCACATACGCTATTTCCTTTGCCTGAAAAGTTCTCCCTTCACCTGCAGACTACTGGTCCTCATTCCTCAAGTCTTGGCCTTAAATCTCACTTCTGGCctgtcgcggtggctcacgcctgtaattccagcacttagggaggccggcgcgggcggatcacctgaggtcaggaatttgagaccagcctggccaacatggcgaaaccccatctgtactaaaaacacaaaaaatattagctgggcatggtggcgcgtgcctgtagtcccagctactcgggaggctgaggcaggagaagcgcttgaaccagggaggcagaggttgcagtgagctgagatagtgccactgcactcgagatcgcgccactgcgacagagtgagactgcctcaaaaaaaaaaaaaaaaaaaaaaaatccaaaaaatttagccgggcgtggtggcgcacgcctgtaatcctagctactcgggaggctgaggcacaacgattgcttgaacccaggaggtggtggttgcagtgtgccaagatcgtgccactgaactccagccggggtgacagagggagactctgtcttaaaaatcaaTCAAGCAAGCAAGCAATCTCCCTTCTCAGAGAATTCTTCCTTGACCATCTCATATAAGTATTCTCACTGGTAATGTACTCTATCCTCACAACCTGCTAATAACACTTCATAACTGCTATAACTTCTTACTTCATaatgttttgtttattgtatAACTTTCCCACAGTCAGTAAGTTCCAAGAGGGAAAAGACCACGCCCGTTCCGGTTCTAACTATATACCCAGCGGCCAAAGCCTGACATACATAGCTGGCACTCAGTATTTGTTGAACGAATGAATAAAGAAGCTAACATAACTCAGTGGGCGGAGCAATGGGCCTGTCAGGGGCGTGGCCTCCGTAGAGGCGGAGTCTCCCCGCAGGACTGGGACCGGAAGCTTGGGCGGGGCTTCCCAGAGTGGCGCTCACGCCTTGGGGCGGGATTAGGCGGGCGGCGACTTCGCGGGCGGAATTGGGGCTTATTTTCCCTATCCCCTAGCAGTTTCCTCCCCCAGAGCCCTGGCTCACCCGAAGGCACCTCTCCCCACCACTCGGATCCGCTCGTACTTCTCCATCTCATTTCTTAGAGTTTCACTTCCGTCCCCCACGCGGCGCGTGCGCGGACCCACCCACTCTGGGCCCCGCCCCTTCACGGCGAGCGGCTTGCGGGGCGGAGCCAGCGCCCTAGGTGTGGGTTCCGCCACGCGTCCGTATTTGTGGGCCTGCACCACACACCTCCCGCTGCGACACGCCGTCACTTTTCCCCTCACGACCCTGCCCCACGCAGTGTCCAAGAATAGGGCAAGAAAATAGGGCGCGCCCGCAATGGCGGGCACGGTACCCGCCCCTCCCACACATATACCCAGCCCTTGTAAAGCTTGCTAGACTAAAAGGATGTCGCGTTCCCGAGAGTTAAACCCCACAGGCCGGGAAGGGGTGGGAAGAGAGTATTGACCCCCTTCTTGCCCACGAGTGACGCTATTTCAGGAGAAAGCGGGTTCTCCTTGGCACGCAAACGATAAACACACCCAAAACGACCGAGACCAGCGCTCCTGGGAGAAGGCAGCAGGGTTGGTTTCGTGTTTGCCTGGGGAGGGACGGGGGAAATCCCAAGTCGTGCAAGTTGATTCACCTGAAGAGGACATGACACGGTCTCGGGCCGTCCCGACTAGTGAGCGCCGCGCTCGTCAGCACTCTCAACTCCCCTTTCACACACGCGCTGCAGGAGGGTAATCTGCCCTCAGTGCTCATCTTCCCATGGTGGAAGATGGGGGCGGTAGTGGGTCAGTACCTGAAAGCATCAAGGGGAGAAGGAAAGACCGCGGTTTCGCCGAAATGAGCTCAAGGCAAAAGCCTAGAGGCAGGGGGCTGGTTAGTGTGACCAGCTAGGCTCTTTACCGGAAGTGAGGTTAATTCCAGGTTCTCCCGGGCTCCTGCTCTGCGGGAGCTCTAGAAAAACTCAGtattcggccaggcgcggtggctcacgcctgtaattccagcactttggggaggccgaggcgggcggatcacctgaggtcaggagtttgagaccaacctggccaacatggtaaaacctcgtctctactaaaaatacaaaaattagttgggcatggtggcgcgcgcttgtaatcccagctactcgggaggctgaggcaggagaatcgcttgaatctgggaggcggaggttgcagtgagccgagatcgtgccattgcactccagcctgggcgatagagtgagcctccatctcaaaaaaaaaaaaaaaagaaaacctcagtaTTCAGGAGGAGGATGGTCACTAACCTGAAGGTTAGCGTCCCTGTATCAGAGTGGGCAAGGGGTGTGAGGAAAGGGGCGTTTTATCTTCTGCCCCTGTCCTGGCTCTCGCAAGGGTATCCAAACCCACCCACGTGGAATGACTGCTGGAAGGGCGCTGGCTCTGGCCGGTGTCGGCCGGCGGACAGAGCAGCTCTGTGAGCCAAGGGGAGGGGCGGGAAAGCCGCTCACCCAGGACACCCGTGTTCTCACCTAGAAACCGACTGGGCTTTGGTTGACTTAAGAGTCCCACAGGGGTTAATGTGTAACCTTGGAGCCATAGGGGAGGAAAACACTCAAACGGCTTGGTCCCTGGGTCCTTGCGCCTCAGGTTTTCGGCTTCTTCCTCCCGCCCGCAGCACCTTTCCCCTCCCCCGCTTCTTCCCGCCCCTCCTCTATTACaaccctcttctccctccccGCTCTCATCTCCGCTTAACTTCCCTCGCTGGCTCTCAGCTGCTCCTCCTTTCGCCCAGAGTTTATACCTAAACTCTGCCCGAAAGCAGCTGCCTCGCTCGGAGGCGGGAGGGGGAGCCCGCGCCACAGTGAGGGCAGGCTGACACCTAGTGACTAGGAGCCGCAACTGCTGCAAGCTACCGGCTTGGAGAGCGCGGGTCACTCCAGCTGTCCCGGCAAATCGGAGGTCTTGCTTGCCCAGCCTCCGGGGAGCCGGGCCGAGGGCCGGGACTGTCTGAGGGAGGACTGTGACAGTCGCCCGGCCCCAGGAGTTTAAGAGCCGGCGGGAAGAGGTGGCGATGGGTTACTCAGCAGTTCCCAAGTGCCCACCTCGCGGGCGCGGGAGGGACAGGTAAACACGGGACTCCGGCCAGAAGACTGCGAGTGGTGCGGTAGGGGCACTGGGTCTGCACGGAGACCACTGTCGGACGCGGGGCTCCCGAGCCCACCCCAGGACCAGGACTTAGGGGGCGTGGGCGTGTCGGGTCCCGTCCAGCTCTGCGCAGAAAGTAGAGGGCGGAGAGAGCTCTCGCGGTACccgcccagggcggggtagccgGTGGCCCGGGGAAAAGTAGGGACGCGGGTTAATGAGGCCAGGCGAGCGAGGGCAGCGGGGACTCCGTCGGCAGTCGGGAGGCGCCAGCGAGGGGTGTCTCGGCGACGACGCCCTCAGCACAGCTCCTAGTTACCCGAAGTCCGCGGGAGCCGGCCGGTGGCCGAGAGGCCACGGGGACACCCGGCTCGCGCGGCAGCAGCGCCTGAGGGGCGGGGGCaggcgggcggggcgggggcggaggcaggcgggcggggcgggggcgcgggCGGCTGGGGGCGGGGGCGCGGGCGGCTGGGGGCGGGGGCAGAGGCCTCGCAGGGAGGGCGAGGAGGAGCCAAGGGGCCTAGAGGGCTTCGCCAACTGTGTGGGGCTGGCGGCCGGCCTAGACTGGCCCGAGAGGGACCCCGGTTCCCAGAACAGACCTAGGAGGCGGCCTCGAGGGCGGACGGCAGGGAGGGCCAGCATGCCCCGACTGCTGCACCCCGCCCTGCCGCTGCTCCTGGGCGCCACGCTGACCTTCCGGGCGCTCCGGCGCGCGCTCTCTCGCCTGCCCCTACCCGTGCACGTGCGCGCCGACCCCCTGCGCACCTGGCGCTGGCACAACCTGCTCGTCTCCTTCGCTCACTCCATTGTGTCGGGGATCTGGGCACTGCTGTGGTGAGTGAGCGACTGTGGAAATGAGGTGGCCAGGGGATCCTGAGCGGGGAGCCGGGGCCGGCTCTTGTGTTACTACCCCCATCGCTCACCGGCGGGCTGAGGCCACGCAGTCTCACCTGATCCCGTTTGGTATCCTATCCAACCAAAAGCCGCAGTGGCCCCAGGGGAGGGGGATCGCCCCTGGGAAACTGGAGGCTCTTGGGTTTTGCCCAGCCACTCTTAGCTTCCCAGTCAGCCACTAGCGCGAGCCCAGGGTCCCCCGGGGCTGCGAAGGGTAACCGAGAAGTTGATGGTCCTTGAGGGTGCCGAAATGCAgagcctcctcttccctcctttccagTGTATGGCAGACTCCTGACATGTTAGTGGAGATTGAGACGGCGTGGTCACTTTCTGGCTATTTGCTCGTTTGCTTCTCTGCGGGTAGGTCTTGCCCAGGAAGCGGGAGGCAAATTGGGGACAGGGAGAAGGAAGCTCAGTTCATGATCTCTTGCCCCATCCCTCCACTAGGGTATTTCATCCACGATACGGTGGACATCGTGACTAGCGGACAGACGCGAGCCTCTTGGGAATACCTTGTCCATCACGTCATGGTAAGAGAGAAGCAGACTATGTGGTATAGGCCTGGTGTCAGTAATCTAGTCTCAGCTCCGTCTTTCTGAATCTGGGAGAAGGCCGTGTTTTCTTACCACCCGCCCCCGACCTGTGTGCTACTTCTTATGCTAGGATGCTGGAGGTTGGCAGTCTGTACTTGTTCACTGAGGCCAGCAACCCATGGTTTCACTGCCTCTTTAGACTGAACATCACCCACAGCCAGCTGTGAGCAGGAATCAAAATCTAGTAATGTTGAACTAACAAAACAAAGCATCTTATCCACTATAAACTATTATTCCAGGGGGAAATTTGGGATTTTCCAGCCCTCAATCTGATACCCACACCCCCCAAACTTCCAGGAAAGCGTCTGCATCTGGGTTCCCTAACTCCTATTCTTTCTTCCCTCTAGGCCATGGGTGCCTTCTTCTCCGGCATCTTTTGGAGCAGCTTTGTCGGTGGGGGTGTCTTAACACTACTGGTGGAAGTCAGCAACATCTTCCTCACCATTCGCATGATGATGAAAATCAGTAATGCCCAGGATCATCTCCTCTACCGGGTTAACAAGTATGTGAACCTGGTCATGTACTTTCTCTTCCGCCTGGCCCCTCAGGCCTACCTCACCCATTTCTTCTTGCGTTATGTGAACCAGAGGACCCTGGGCACCTTCCTGCTGGGTATCCTGCTCATGCTGGACGTGATGATCATAATCTACTTTTCCCGCCTCCTCCGCTCTGACTTCTGCCCTGAGCATGTCCCCAAGAAGCAACACAAAGACAAGTTCTTGACTGAGTGAGAGGCACAGAGCCTGGGACAACAAAAACGGACAAGGCCAGAAACA is a window encoding:
- the TLCD1 gene encoding TLC domain-containing protein 1 isoform X2, which codes for MGYSAVPKCPPRGRGRDSVWQTPDMLVEIETAWSLSGYLLVCFSAGYFIHDTVDIVTSGQTRASWEYLVHHVMAMGAFFSGIFWSSFVGGGVLTLLVEVSNIFLTIRMMMKISNAQDHLLYRVNKYVNLVMYFLFRLAPQAYLTHFFLRYVNQRTLGTFLLGILLMLDVMIIIYFSRLLRSDFCPEHVPKKQHKDKFLTE
- the TLCD1 gene encoding TLC domain-containing protein 1 isoform X1, yielding MPRLLHPALPLLLGATLTFRALRRALSRLPLPVHVRADPLRTWRWHNLLVSFAHSIVSGIWALLCVWQTPDMLVEIETAWSLSGYLLVCFSAGYFIHDTVDIVTSGQTRASWEYLVHHVMAMGAFFSGIFWSSFVGGGVLTLLVEVSNIFLTIRMMMKISNAQDHLLYRVNKYVNLVMYFLFRLAPQAYLTHFFLRYVNQRTLGTFLLGILLMLDVMIIIYFSRLLRSDFCPEHVPKKQHKDKFLTE